One part of the Stigmatopora argus isolate UIUO_Sarg chromosome 8, RoL_Sarg_1.0, whole genome shotgun sequence genome encodes these proteins:
- the ttc14 gene encoding tetratricopeptide repeat protein 14 isoform X1 yields MDRDLLRQCLTYHGKSLFNKLKCEQTENPDFQAVVTDLCKAAFEGYDEEQRNPLVEQFIARKADILFSPSWKTAIPKEEEYGGEEPAEAYAVMPPLELFMEVPYEERRAMFYRDIERGDIVVGRINNIREYGFFLTLICMAGGLNRDIEDLELSALCHIKEIPSSGSHDDPLSYYQIGDLIRGGVKDIDRYQEKITVSLLQASITPGSQSIQLGVMTREELPAQYDRSVGAASDSSKTYGHILRSCHGYHNPSVVDYLLENIGVSDIHPPSMMRGLQSKLFVKEDFASIIRKQQSTSWALKCVKAGVAHFKQGRHVEAMNEYNKALDIDTNNVEALVARGALYANKGVIMKAISNFELALETCPDHRNAKKYLCQTLVERGKQLEEQEKLVTAEGVYRRALSLDDAYPEAQEALKKITETIQNSIRLREDAIAKEVEEKAKSSQSSAEKLRKILKEDKRMKRKRKRSTTSSSSSSSTKSSSSSSSSSRRRSKKKKKRKRKSGREGKHHRRLSREGSKRSDEGKRVKKREEDEELEWYPAPHNTSATFLNQQAWENFGALDEEQGETSKKSQEGNGPRICVYSLSESSEDEECEFSSHRGRETKDKEGKRRKSCSVSSDESNRSKSSQWCKERGNGDKGNSFPKRSSLDERNRKVSCSSSESAFSRKDVPRGNSFRGDEDETHKEKEFSAEEEGPAWNNSNAAEVQDEQCEEISVPEGMSKKDLPADLLNIFNQIAKFQKEKGIAPKK; encoded by the exons ATGGATAGAGACTTGTTGAGGCAATGTCTGACTTATCACGGAAAGTCATTGTTCAACAAATTGAAATGTGAGCAGACTGAAAATCCCGATTTTCAGGCCGTGGTGACTGATCTGTGCAAGGCTGCATTTGAGGG ATATGATGAAGAGCAGAGAAACCCTCTCGTTGAGCAGTTCATAGCGAGGAAGGCTGACATTCTTTTCAGTCCATCATGGAAGACTGCAATTCCTAAAGAAGAGGAATATGGAGGAGAGGAGCCTGCAG AGGCTTACGCTGTCATGCCCCCCCTGGAGTTATTCATGGAGGTGCCTTATGAGGAGAGAAGAGCCATGTTTTATAGGGATATAGAAAGAGGAGACATTGTGGTGGGAAGGATCAACAATATTCGAGAATATGGCTTCTTTCTTACGCTTATTTGCATGGCAGGAGGGTTGAACAGAGACATAGAAGACCTGGAGTTATCG GCTCTGTGTCACATAAAAGAAATTCCTTCATCAGGCAGCCATGATGATCCTTTGTCCTACTACCAAATTGGGGACTTAATAAGAG gtGGAGTGAAAGACATTGACCGCTATCAGGAAAAAATAACTGTATCTCTTCTTCAAGCATCCATAACTCCCGGATCACAGAGTATCCAATTGGGAGTAATGACAAGGGAAGAGCTACCCGCACAATACGA TCGGAGTGTTGGTGCAGCTAGTGATTCCAGTAAGACATATGGGCATATATTGAGGAGTTGCCATGGCTACCACAACCCCTCTGTGGTGGACTACCTGCTAGAGAACATTGGTGTCAGTGACATCCATCCTCCATCAATGATGAGAGGGCTACAAAG CAAACTTTTTGTTAAAGAGGATTTTGCCTCCATCATCCGGAAGCAGCAGTCGACATCATGGGCTTTAAAGTG TGTCAAGGCAGGTGTGGCCCACTTTAAGCAGGGTCGCCATGTGGAAGCCATGAATGAGTACAACAAAGCCTTGGACATTGACACAAATAACGTGGAAGCCTTGGTAGCACGGGGAGCCCT GTATGCTAATAAAGGAGTCATCATGAAGGCAATATCCAACTTTGAATTGGCCTTGGAAACCTGTCCAGATCACCGCAATGCCAAGAAGTACCTTTGCCAAACACTAGTTGAGAGAGGAAAACA ACTTGAAGAACAAGAGAAACTTGTCACAGCAGAAGGAGTGTACAGAAGAGCTCTTTCTCTGGATGATGCCTACCCCGAGGCCCAGGAGgctttgaaaaaaatcacagagACCATACAG AATTCGATTCGCCTGCGGGAAGACGCGATTGCCAAAGAAGTAGAAGAGAAAGCCAAGAGCAGTCAAAGCAGTGCTGAGAAATTGCGTAAGATCTTAAAAGAAGATAAGAG GATGAAACGAAAACGAAAGAGATCAACCACCTCCtcgtcatcctcttcctccacTAAATCCTCCAGCTCTTCGTCCTCATCCTCTCGCAGGAgatccaaaaaaaagaaaaagcgaaAGAGGAAGTCAGGGCGAGAAGGCAAACACCATCGTAGGCTCTCAAGGGAGGGCAGTAAGAGGAGCGATGAGGGTAAGCGAGTGAAAAAAagggaggaggacgaggagctGGAGTGGTATCCAGCTCCTCACAATACCTCGGCCACTTTCCTCAACCAGCAAGCATGGGAGAATTTTGGAGCATTAGATGAGGAGCAGGGTGAGACAAGCAAGAAGAGTCAAGAAGGCAATGGCCCAAGAATCTGCGTGTATTCTTTGTCAGAAAGCTCAGAAGATGAAGAGTGTGAGTTTTCATCACACAGAGGAAGAGAAACAAAGGATAAGGAAGGAAAAAGGAGGAAGAGTTGTAGCGTAAGTTCAGATGAAAGCAATAGATCTAAAAGTAGTCAATGGTGCAAAGAAAGAGGGAATGGGGATAAAGGAAATAGTTTTCCTAAAAGAAGTAGCTTGGATGAGAGGAATCGCAAAGTATCCTGCTCGTCGTCGGAGTCAGCGTTTTCCAGAAAAGATGTTCCCAGAGGTAATTCCTTTAGAGGTGATGAAGACGAAACACACAAGGAGAAGGAATTTAGTGCGGAAGAAGAGGGACCAGCGTGGAACAATTCAAATGCAGCTGAAGTCCAAGATGAGCAATGCGAAGAGATCTCGGTGCCCGAGGGAATGTCTAAAAAAGACCTTCCTGCAGACCTGTTGAACATCTTTAACCAGATTGCCAAATTTCAGAAAGAGAAAGGGATAGCACCCAAAAAGTAG
- the ttc14 gene encoding tetratricopeptide repeat protein 14 isoform X2, giving the protein MPPLELFMEVPYEERRAMFYRDIERGDIVVGRINNIREYGFFLTLICMAGGLNRDIEDLELSALCHIKEIPSSGSHDDPLSYYQIGDLIRGGVKDIDRYQEKITVSLLQASITPGSQSIQLGVMTREELPAQYDRSVGAASDSSKTYGHILRSCHGYHNPSVVDYLLENIGVSDIHPPSMMRGLQSKLFVKEDFASIIRKQQSTSWALKCVKAGVAHFKQGRHVEAMNEYNKALDIDTNNVEALVARGALYANKGVIMKAISNFELALETCPDHRNAKKYLCQTLVERGKQLEEQEKLVTAEGVYRRALSLDDAYPEAQEALKKITETIQNSIRLREDAIAKEVEEKAKSSQSSAEKLRKILKEDKRMKRKRKRSTTSSSSSSSTKSSSSSSSSSRRRSKKKKKRKRKSGREGKHHRRLSREGSKRSDEGKRVKKREEDEELEWYPAPHNTSATFLNQQAWENFGALDEEQGETSKKSQEGNGPRICVYSLSESSEDEECEFSSHRGRETKDKEGKRRKSCSVSSDESNRSKSSQWCKERGNGDKGNSFPKRSSLDERNRKVSCSSSESAFSRKDVPRGNSFRGDEDETHKEKEFSAEEEGPAWNNSNAAEVQDEQCEEISVPEGMSKKDLPADLLNIFNQIAKFQKEKGIAPKK; this is encoded by the exons ATGCCCCCCCTGGAGTTATTCATGGAGGTGCCTTATGAGGAGAGAAGAGCCATGTTTTATAGGGATATAGAAAGAGGAGACATTGTGGTGGGAAGGATCAACAATATTCGAGAATATGGCTTCTTTCTTACGCTTATTTGCATGGCAGGAGGGTTGAACAGAGACATAGAAGACCTGGAGTTATCG GCTCTGTGTCACATAAAAGAAATTCCTTCATCAGGCAGCCATGATGATCCTTTGTCCTACTACCAAATTGGGGACTTAATAAGAG gtGGAGTGAAAGACATTGACCGCTATCAGGAAAAAATAACTGTATCTCTTCTTCAAGCATCCATAACTCCCGGATCACAGAGTATCCAATTGGGAGTAATGACAAGGGAAGAGCTACCCGCACAATACGA TCGGAGTGTTGGTGCAGCTAGTGATTCCAGTAAGACATATGGGCATATATTGAGGAGTTGCCATGGCTACCACAACCCCTCTGTGGTGGACTACCTGCTAGAGAACATTGGTGTCAGTGACATCCATCCTCCATCAATGATGAGAGGGCTACAAAG CAAACTTTTTGTTAAAGAGGATTTTGCCTCCATCATCCGGAAGCAGCAGTCGACATCATGGGCTTTAAAGTG TGTCAAGGCAGGTGTGGCCCACTTTAAGCAGGGTCGCCATGTGGAAGCCATGAATGAGTACAACAAAGCCTTGGACATTGACACAAATAACGTGGAAGCCTTGGTAGCACGGGGAGCCCT GTATGCTAATAAAGGAGTCATCATGAAGGCAATATCCAACTTTGAATTGGCCTTGGAAACCTGTCCAGATCACCGCAATGCCAAGAAGTACCTTTGCCAAACACTAGTTGAGAGAGGAAAACA ACTTGAAGAACAAGAGAAACTTGTCACAGCAGAAGGAGTGTACAGAAGAGCTCTTTCTCTGGATGATGCCTACCCCGAGGCCCAGGAGgctttgaaaaaaatcacagagACCATACAG AATTCGATTCGCCTGCGGGAAGACGCGATTGCCAAAGAAGTAGAAGAGAAAGCCAAGAGCAGTCAAAGCAGTGCTGAGAAATTGCGTAAGATCTTAAAAGAAGATAAGAG GATGAAACGAAAACGAAAGAGATCAACCACCTCCtcgtcatcctcttcctccacTAAATCCTCCAGCTCTTCGTCCTCATCCTCTCGCAGGAgatccaaaaaaaagaaaaagcgaaAGAGGAAGTCAGGGCGAGAAGGCAAACACCATCGTAGGCTCTCAAGGGAGGGCAGTAAGAGGAGCGATGAGGGTAAGCGAGTGAAAAAAagggaggaggacgaggagctGGAGTGGTATCCAGCTCCTCACAATACCTCGGCCACTTTCCTCAACCAGCAAGCATGGGAGAATTTTGGAGCATTAGATGAGGAGCAGGGTGAGACAAGCAAGAAGAGTCAAGAAGGCAATGGCCCAAGAATCTGCGTGTATTCTTTGTCAGAAAGCTCAGAAGATGAAGAGTGTGAGTTTTCATCACACAGAGGAAGAGAAACAAAGGATAAGGAAGGAAAAAGGAGGAAGAGTTGTAGCGTAAGTTCAGATGAAAGCAATAGATCTAAAAGTAGTCAATGGTGCAAAGAAAGAGGGAATGGGGATAAAGGAAATAGTTTTCCTAAAAGAAGTAGCTTGGATGAGAGGAATCGCAAAGTATCCTGCTCGTCGTCGGAGTCAGCGTTTTCCAGAAAAGATGTTCCCAGAGGTAATTCCTTTAGAGGTGATGAAGACGAAACACACAAGGAGAAGGAATTTAGTGCGGAAGAAGAGGGACCAGCGTGGAACAATTCAAATGCAGCTGAAGTCCAAGATGAGCAATGCGAAGAGATCTCGGTGCCCGAGGGAATGTCTAAAAAAGACCTTCCTGCAGACCTGTTGAACATCTTTAACCAGATTGCCAAATTTCAGAAAGAGAAAGGGATAGCACCCAAAAAGTAG